ATCTGGATTAACTGAGTGAGATAACATTCCCAGGTAATACTGTGGGGTGGGATACGTATATACAGGGCGGCGATTGGTCAACCCTATTATTAAATGTGCAGAACAGGAGGTACGCCAAGACTAAGGTTGAGAACCATGTTTTAATCCACTTAATCGTTAACCTCAGCAGTCAGTATTTTTGTAAACGGACCGTAGTGCGTATTGATAAAGAAATACACCAAACTGACTTGATTCAAAGGTGTGCACTATATCCCAGACAATATTCTCATGTGGGGCTAACATGGGTGGAACATGGGCTAGGTGGGTTACACATGAGCATGGGATGGGGATTCAGTTGGCCTTCCCAGATGAGCCCCGTCATTACAGTCAACCATAATCCCATCTGGGCCCCATGAGTAATGTACAACCCACACAGTGCCCATGTTTAACCCCCCCCTTGCCCCATCCCTGACCCTGATATTACCCATTGGTAATATGGACCTGTGAAAAAAGTTTCTGGTTCTCAATTGACAATATTACTTCCACACGACTGTGAAAACGATGAAAATGGATCTGTGTTGGtgtcatatttttttctttatgccAGAATAATGCACGCATTTGAATCAGGAGCTCCTTGAGCAAACCTGTTACAAAGTATGTTCAACACCTTACCatgcgttcacactggcaggtgacaCTGACAAGTCACGTGTTTGAGGCTGCTTGCATTGTCACATGTGTGCAAGCTTTAGCATAGatagttagcatgctggctaatctatCAAATTATCTACTACCTTCTATAACACTGCTGCATTTCACCATGTAAATATAGCACAAACGTAcggaaatttgtgtttggtagattaggtatttctttgttgtaacaaagCTTCTTGGCAATAAAACGTATACAGTTGGAAAGCCACATCATCACATTTGTAAGGGTCATGCATTTGAGGGATTAGCTGCAGAGCTAAGTATGTGAGTTGCATGCATGAAACAGTTGCCAAATCTTTCCCGCCATTGCCAAAGAACTTATTTTGGTacctgattggcagcacctgtgaACATGGGCGCTGTTACACTGACCACTAGGTGGATGCTTCAAGAATCGGCATGCCACATTTGACTGATTTAGATAGGGCCTGCATGATAGGGCAGCTTCATGCTGGGGTTCCTCAAAACCAAGTTGTGGCATTATTTGGAGTGAGCCctggtaccagtatctccaaactgGAGGCCAAGAAGGTTAGTATAGCAGGGGATGTCAGAGACACCCCAAGAAGATCGTCAAACATCAAACAAGTCAATGGCAGAATAAACCGTTTGGCACTGGCTAAGAGGATTTGGTCATTTTTTATGAGCCCAATCCACatgctctgctgctcatcccaccaATGCATGTTCTTCAATGCAAATTTGGCAAAAAGGGAAATTTATTAatgtgggctctgagtggtccagcgggctaagtgctgccactatcatcaggagatcgccggttcgaatcctgttcatgcagcttgccattggccACCTAAGCCCTttaagagcacaattggccttgctctctctgggtgggtagatgggtgaAGGAAAATTAACAGGGTTTACtgccaagaagcattgttacaacaaagaaagaATCTACCAAAGACAAATTTCCTTACTTAGTGTTCTATGTTTATATGTGCAAAGATGCATCATATAAATAATCATGTCTTCTATGTTTTGAACTATAATTTTCACACAACAGAAGCTAGGGGCCTTAGAACCCCATTTCTGTGATTGGTTCAAGTTAGGAAAAGTTCAGAAAATCTCAAATCTTCGATTTGTTGATTACAGTTTGTCGCTAAGCTAAATTGTGGCTACAAATTGCATCCCATCATAAAAAACGACTGGTATCTTGTCACTGTGTCCTCTGCCAGTGTGAATGCATGGTCAGGCTGCATTGTTTAAATCCTCACAAAAAGGTTACATCATCTTGCGACTGCACCCAGCGCCAGTGCGCATCATACTCCAAATGCACTTTGCCGTTCATTTTGCAGCTTTCCAGCTCCACCTTGCCGTTTTTGTATGCTTTGCCTTTATTAGGGCTTAAGTTCTTCCCCAACTTCTCAGCCAGGTGGGCTTTGGGGGAGTCCATCTCAGAAGCTTGCTTTAACACAGTGTCCAGGACTCCATTATTACCTTTCTTGTGTTCTGTGTGATTAGAGTCTTTGCTGACCACAGGAGAAGGTCTGTCTGCTTCAGGTGCTTTTTTGACCTGTCCTTTTGGAGAATCTTCTTTAGGGGCAACTTCTTTAGGTTTTGCCTTTTGATTTTTTGCCTGTGATGTTTCTGTGCCCAGTTGGGCAGAGCAGACCACAGACTCCGCCCCGCTGGAGGGGCAGTACTCGTCCAGGTCGTCTGCCAGCGTGTCCAAGTAGCTGCCGATGGAGATGTTGTCCAGCTTGTCGTGGGGGTCCGGCAGGCTACTCCAGCTGCCCCTCCATGAAGCATCCGGCCCCTCTCCCAGGCTGTACTGGCTGCTGGTCAGGCTGCTGCAGTGACTTGTCAGCAGCCCGCGCTCTTCTAGCAGCCACTTCACTGCCTCAATGCCCTCGTGCAACGCCAGCAGCTGCTGCAGAATCCGCACGTCCACTGCCCGTAGGTGAGCCTGCGTGTGGAAAAATACAGAAACTCATGTAAGCAGAGATATAATAATAGGGTAGCTTTTGCTAATTCTTCTTTACCTGTTGTGCTGAGCTTGCCCGCTTTTGCAGTCTGTAAATTAGTATTATGGTAAGTTGACTAATTGGTTATTATTTCTGGTTGTTATAGTATTCCGATGGAGAGGGATATTTCAGAATGATTTAGACCGAGGAAACAGCAAGAGAGCTgggcagtgaactacagtgtctACTACTAACTGTTGGTTGATATAGCATGGCATATCTTGTGGTGTTCCACATGGTTCTACTCTAGGTccaatgaaactgatgtttaTTATTATACAACTGTAGTTCGGAGAGTGAAAGACTGAAATGTAGGCTTATATAGTTACAGATTCTAATGAGtgaagcactaaacacaaacaaatgtaatgttatgaaaattacaggtggaaactttaCATATTTCAGTGCTTAATATGTTAATGCAAGCTGAATAGTGTTTTCAGAAGCACCTTGGGATGCTTCTAGTACCACCAGTTGTacctgtaccacagtttgagaaccactgaagAAGATAGAGCACGTCTTCAGCATGTGTCAAAATGAAGTTTGTCTGCTCCTACTTATTCCTTTATATTTAGACTGCAATTGGTTCTCTTTGCAAATAAACAaagaatgaccaacacaaactgtgcagcaacaggtacaaggtggagcagctacatTAGAtggaagtgtttaaaaactccaggagcactgctgtgtctgatctaacTGTtttagcacaacacacactaacacaccaccaccatgtcagtgtctctgcagtgctgagaagaataatccaccactcaaataataccTGTTCTGTTGTGGCCCTGTGGGGTCTGGactactgaagaacagggtgaaaggagaataatacAGTGTGCAGAGAATCCTACATAGAAACCTACATCAAAAAAATCTGCTTAGGACATACATAGATAGTCCACACATAGTGCACATATAAAAACGGAACTGCCAAAACAGCCTACTTTAAATCCATTTGAACGACACACCACATAAGATAATCATTTACATACACAAAGGTACAGTATATTcaactgttaaaaataaatgaatgcaaataGCAGGCAATAAGCAGTCATGCACCACTTATAAAACAACAGGTCCAACATCTGTCCAACTGTTAGATGTGATAAACTGTGCTGACAGATCATCCCTGTGAAGCTACACTCCCCCAACATTCCAACTGCACACTTTTGTGAATTGGCTCAGCCTTCTCCTCTTGTTTGACCTGCTCATTCTGAAGCATTCTGTCATTCAGGTGCACAGCATAGTTAAAACTGCCAGCTAAAATTGTTCCTACTGAGACTGCTTATTTAAACTTCTTACAGAAAGACTATTTTGTTA
This DNA window, taken from Astyanax mexicanus isolate ESR-SI-001 chromosome 5, AstMex3_surface, whole genome shotgun sequence, encodes the following:
- the lurap1 gene encoding leucine rich adaptor protein 1 is translated as MDEVGGSESVPDLKDLETKVGRKTPEGLLKWMRQEAGLQGHPKPTCPESSQSEKKGLDEKIRRLKVEMAHLRAVDVRILQQLLALHEGIEAVKWLLEERGLLTSHCSSLTSSQYSLGEGPDASWRGSWSSLPDPHDKLDNISIGSYLDTLADDLDEYCPSSGAESVVCSAQLGTETSQAKNQKAKPKEVAPKEDSPKGQVKKAPEADRPSPVVSKDSNHTEHKKGNNGVLDTVLKQASEMDSPKAHLAEKLGKNLSPNKGKAYKNGKVELESCKMNGKVHLEYDAHWRWVQSQDDVTFL